The Fibrobacter sp. UWR4 genomic interval TGCGGTTTTTCACCATCTTGGAATCCATTTCATCGGATATCTGACGTTCATTGATAAGATCGTCCGGATGAGTCGATACCTTACCGCAGAGAGTCTCATTGCGAAGTTTGTGTGCCACAATTTCGCCCGTATTTTTCAGTTCACGCAAATAACCCCGGTCAAACAGCCAGCAACCTTCCGAACGTCCCGCGATTTTCGGTACGCTGGAATCCCCAGGAGTTTTCTTTTCGACCCAACGGACCACACGGGCGTCGATACGTTCCTCAAGGCGGCCCTGGTTGCGAATCAGGAGCACCACGTCACGACCAGTGCGACTCTTTCCGGAATAGTACTTGAAGAACCAGCTAGCCCTTTCGCTATCGATAAAGGTAAAGTCCTGTTTTTCCTTGATTCGAGGATTCTTCTTTTTCTGGGCATTGGTTTCCATGATTTCCAGACGACGATGGTTCGCATCGGGCAGGATAATTTCACTCATTTCGTAGGAAGCGACGGACATGAGAATACCAAAGACGAAGATGGGTATCAAGGTCTTGAATGGACTTTGACCGGAACTCTGCATGGCGCTCATTTCAAGATGGCGGGCCATGTTACCCACAGATGCAAGGACTGCAATGAACAGGGCCACAGGCGTAATCAGGTACACCATGTAGGGAATGTAACTCACATAGTAATCAATGGCATCCTTGGTATCACGGGCAAGCCATGTCTTGATGTTGCCCACAAAGTCAATCACAGCAAACATCAGGACCGCGCCAAGGAGCACGATCAGGAACATCTTCAGGAAGTTCCACATCAAATACCGGGAGAATTTCATCCAAACCTCCTGGTAAGTTTCTTGAAGATTTTTCCAAAGAAGCCCTTTACCGCACGCAAACCGCGGAAGAACTTGGAATCTCCAGAGAAGCGATCACGAACCATGGCGATGGTAATGAATATGCCAAATACGCCAATGATAATGTTACTCATCCACATGGCAAGAACCGGAGAGACGATCAGACGGTCCGCCATATTTTCGCCACCAATCAGGCAAATCCAGTAAATCACGAAGAAAGCTAGGCTATACAGGATACCCGTGCCGATACCGCCCTTTCGAGCCATAATGCCAAGAGGAGCCCCAATCAGGATAAACACAAAGCAGGCAAAGCCGGTACTGTACTTCTTGTGAATTTCCACCCGGTACTGAGCCGCGCGTTTCTTTTCGGAATCCATGCGCCCGTACAGGCGTTCCGTAGTGCGAAGCGCTGCGATTTCCTGAATACGAAGCCTCTGGAGAGACCTCCTACGCTGGATTGAATCCATAGGGGAAACATCACTGTCGCCCTTCAGTTTCGGGGCAATCGAATCCCCCTCCAGTTGTTTCTGCAAGGTCACGAGAGTTGCCAATCGACGGGGAACCGCCTGGTCTAAAGCCTCCCCGTATTTTTTCTCCGCATCAGTAACCACGTCCATCATCATCTCGATGGGCATTTCGCGGTCACTGCGATAACTGCGGCTACGGCGTTCCAGGCGGTCATCCACATTCTTCATGGCCAGTTCCTGGGAGAAGAAACGAATACGGAAATAGTTTTCCGGATTGTCAGCATCCGTCATGTGGGTTTCGCCACTCTTGAGGCGCAGCATAAGGGTTGCGCCATTATCCGCATATTCCATGGAAGCACTATCCGCATAGATAATGCGGGGAGCCCCCTTCTTTTCCATTTCGTAAATCTGGACTCCATAGAGGGAACCGGAAACAGGATCAATACGGTTTACCCAAAGCTGGACATCGGGGAATTGCGTAATTAGACGACCTGCGTCAATAAAGGCATGAGGTTTCTTTCGTGAAACGGCGTTCATCAATTCCACGGAACGATGGTTGGCTTCCGGCAACACCCAGTTATTAAAGCACACCATCAAAACAGATACCAACATGGCGACAATCAGCACAGGACGCATCAAGGACAAGGGGGAAATACCCGCAGCCTTGCAGGCGGTAATTTCCTGGTCCCCAGACAGTCTTCCAAAAGCCATGAGGCTCGCCACCAACACAGCCATGGGGATGGAGAGGGACAGCATCCAAGCCAGATTCAGCACAAAAATTTCAAGAACAGTGGAAGCTGGCAAGCCCTTGGAAAGAACATTGTCCAGAATCTTCACCAAAAAGTCCACTACGAATAGGAACGTAATGCCAAAAAGTGCGGCCAAAAATGGACCGACAAGCTCTTTCAATACGTAGCGAACTAAAATCATTTTTCTCGGGGACTAAATTTTTCTACTTTACGGATGTAAAAATTAGAATTAACCAAAGAAAAAAAATGACCCTGCGTAAAAAGATTCCCCTGTTCTTAGGCATTTTGACTTCCGCCTTTTTGATTAGTTCCTGCGCATCGGGAACTCATGAGAAGATGACCCATACCCAATGGTGTGGCACTCGCTACGAAAAGGCAGAAGAACTGTTTAAGGCAGGCAAGTACGGTCGCACCATCGAAAAGCTGGAAGACATTCTTACCACTTGCGCAGGCACCGGCTATATGGAACAGGCACAGTTCCTTATTGCAGAAAGCCATTTCAACATGGAAGACTGGATTGAAGCTCGTGGCGAATATGGCAGCTTCATTGTCAACTTCCCCGGTTCCCCCTTCATTGAAACCGCAGAATTCCGTAAGGCAATCTCTTCCTTCAACATGGAATTCCGCGTATCCCGCGACGAAGCCAACACCACCATCGCCATGAAGGACTTCGAACGTTACCTTTCCAATCATCCGGACACTCCGCTCCGCGATTCCGTCAATTACTATTACGGACTCCTGGTGGACCGCATGGCCGAAAAGGAATTCCAGACCGCCCGCCTTTACCTCCGTATGGAAAAGCCCCAGGCAGCAGTTATCTATTTCAAGGAATTCCTGGAAACCTATCCCTATGCCAAGCGCCGTCCGGAAGCCCTGATCATGATTTCCCAGAGCTACAATGACCTGGATCAGTTCGAAACAGCAAAGCTCTACTTGAACATTGCCAAGAAGGAAATTCCTGCAGACAGTGCCGATTTCCAGAAGCAGATTGCAAAGACTGAGAAGAAAATTGCAAAGTCCGAGGAAGCCTTCGAAAAACGCCTGAAGAAGGACTCCGAAAAGAAGCGTATCCAGAAGGAAGAAAAGGAACTGCAGAACTAGTTCCTTCGTGTTAGAATGCGGCTCCATCATCTCTTCCAGCAGTTTCTTATTGCAGTCGCTGCAATCTGCGTATTCTCCGGAATCACGCTAGCTGCGGACGATAGCAAGGTGGAACACGACCGAGCCAAGCTTTCCATTTTCGCACAGCCCTCCGTGTCCTTCCTGAGCTTTGACCAGCGCAAGTATTTCCAGAATGCGGTGGACACCCTCTATTACAGCTTTAGGGAAGATGCCGTTACCGAAAGCGAATCCCTAAATGTGGCCAAGCAGGATTTCCAGAAGGTCAACTTCTGCTTCCCGGTTTCCGCCGGTATCCAGTACCAGATTTTCCAGGACAACTTTATCAGTGCGGGCATAGGATTCATTTACGACAACGAATCCGTAGTGCTGACGGACCGCAAGAACCGCACCCACAATTACAGCTATACCATCCAGGGTGTGCCTCTCTTCCTGGAATACCGACTGGCCATACCCAAGAACTTCATGAGCCTTTCCGGCGAATCCCTCTTCAGCATCTCCCTTCGCTGGTACTGGGTTCTCCCCGGCACGGAAATATACACCACCTGGGGAAAAATCGAGGCGGAAACGCCTGCCACTGGTTCCGGCTATGGCGTAAGTCTCGGCTACCTGATTGCCAGCTGGAAGGACTTTAAGGTTTACGGAGATGTAGGCTTCAGCTCCATCAGCGTAAAATCCAAGCAGTCCTTCGCAGACATCGTTCCCGACGGCCCCGAAACAAAGGCCAAGTGGAATATCGGCGGCCTCCAGATGCAGGTCCGCGTAAGCTTCGGTCTACTCAACGAACCCGAAGTCAAAGATGACGATGATGATGACAAGGTTTCTCCGGAGGAATAATGAGTTTCCTTCCGGGCGAAAAACTGCACTACGCAGAAACCCATTTCAAGTTTAAACTTCCCTGGTCCCTGCTGTACAGACCATGGCCAGAAATCCTAGTGGACGCCCCCTTTCAGTTCGTCCCTGGCACCAATCCCGTCCTATGGATCGTGGTTCGTGACGCACACCGATTCCCAACACGAATCGAAGAAATACGACTCAGGATCGAAAAAGAAAGTGATCCAGAAGAACCTAGAGAAACCAAGGTTTCCCTGGACATCCAGGCCGATCAGCAATTCTGTTTCTTCCCAGTGGAATTAGGGAATCTCGCCCCCGGCGTATACAAAGTCCACAGCCAGATTACAGCCCGTCGAAACGGCAAGACAAGAACCTTCTCCCGCTGGAACTATCCGGGACTGAAGCCCAGGCCTTTACGCATCCATATCCTCAGCGAAGCTCTTCCCAAGCCAGAAGGATTCGTCGCTGGAGAAATGCATTGCCACACCCATTATTCCGCAGACCATGTGGAACATGGCGCCACTCCAGCAGTATTCCAGCAGGCTGCGACAGCCATCGGCCTGGACTTTGTAAGCCTTACAGACCACGCCTACGACTTCGCATTCCTGACGGAAGACTACACCAAGGAAGCCCCTTCCCCCCTGCCCCGTTTTGAAGCCCTCCGCAAGGAAGTTGCCGATTGCAATCTTACAGAAAAAGCCAATGGGCAAAACACCGCAGCACCGCTGATGATCGCCGGCGAGGAAGTGTCCGTCGGAAATTCCAAGGGCGAAAACGTCCACATGACCGTACTTGGTCCCTCAGGCTATTTGCCCGGTCTAGGAGACTGCGGCAGGAACTGGCTGGACAACAAGCCCTCCTTCAAGATTCCGCAAATCCTGAAAATGACAGAAGCCCCCTGCTTCGCCGCTCATCCCCATCAGCAGATGGGCTATCTGGAAAAGTTTGTCTTCCGTCGAGGCTACTGGAAGTCCGAGGACCTCCAGACACAAAGTCCCCATCCCATTCGCGGCATCCAGTTCTGGAACGGCCTTAGGGATGAAGGATTTATGCTCGGCCGTGAATGGTGGATCCAGGAACTGGGCAAGGAAAACTTCGTGTTGCCTATTGGCGGCAACGACGCTCACGGTGACCTGAACGACACAACCGCAGTGAACCTTCCCCTGTTCACTTTGAAGAACAACAGGCATCACGTATTCGGCAAAGTACGCACCGTAGTGCAACTTCCAACCGCTCAACAAGACTCCGGCCAACAGGAAAAGCCTACCCCGCGGAACACGAACGTCGTCGCAAACGGACTCACCTGCGAATTGGTCCAGAAGGCATTCTCTGGAGACAACTGCTACGTTACAGACGGACCCGCACTCTGGTGGGAACGCACCTTGGATAGCAACGGCCGCAACAGCGGCCTCCTGTTCCACGCCCGCAGTAACCAGGACTTAGGCGGCTGTTTCCGATACATCAAGATATTTGGTAGGCGCCGCCTCCCCGGCGGCAAGCTCTCCCCCAGGGAAGAGCTTCACCTGGCAAGCCAGGTCGCCACCCTCCCTTCTGTAGACATCCCCGTTGACTTCGAGAACTACGTCTACCTGCGAGCCGAATGCGAAACCGCCACCGGCAAGTTCGCCCTCACCTCCGCCGCAGTCCAACAATAAGAAAAGCTCCCATCGGGAGCCTTTCCTTAATATGCTTGAATTAGCGCTCTGTCATCCCGAGCAGCAGCGAGCGATGTCACACGTTCTGCCCCGATGAAAAGCGAGCGGTATTGACGAAAAGGCCCCGCTTTCGCGGAGCCTTCTTGAAACCTTCATGAACTAGCGCTCTCTTATCCCGAGCAACAGCGAGCGACGCCATACGTTCTTACCGAGACGATAAGCGAGCGGTCTCTATTAGCGGTCCTTATTCAGCCAGGAACTTCTGAGCCTTGTCAGCAACGTTCTGGTTGTCGCCGTAGATCTTCAGGATCTTTTCTGCAGTAGCCTTAGCCTTGTCTGCCTGGCCCAGCTGCTGATAAACGAGAGTCAACTTCCACATGGCGTCAGCAACAGTGGGAACCTCATCTGCAGGTTCATCCTTCTGATAGCGGTCCTTCAAGTCGCCAGTACGCTTGCCGAATTCACCAACGAACTTTTCCAGGAGAGAAGCGGTTGCAGCGTAGTCAGCCTTTTCAATCTTCACGGAAGCGAGACCGTGCATTGCAGCAGAACGAATCAGAGCAGAAGAACCGGCGTTATCCATGGACTTCTGGAACATGTCTGCAGCAGCGTCGTATTCGCCCTTTTCAAACATGGTATTACCGGAAAGGAGTGCGGCCTTAGCGAGAGCCAAACCCTTCAGCTTGCCAGAATTCATCTGAGACTGGAATTCAGTCAGAGCACTATCGTTCTGTGCAGCATACACATAGGACATACCCTTACCGAGCAGGTTAGCCTGTTCAGCAGCTTCAGACTTCTGGAATTCAAAATACTTGTTCATACCAACCACAACAGCCATGACCACCAGCAGTGCTGCAATAATCTTGGAACCGTGGGCCGCAAAAAATTCCTTCATTTCAGAATTCTTGGTATTAGATTCGTTTGCCATAATTAGACGTCCGTTTTTAAAATTTTGTAGTCCAATTCTAGAAAAAAATTGGGCCGTTGTCAGCCAATCTTGACAAAAAGGGACTCACTTACTAACTTTGTCCCCACTACGCCACTCTAGCTCAGCTGGTAGAGCAGCTGATTCGTAATCAGCAGGTCGGCAGTTCAAGTCTGCTGGGTGGCTTATAAGATTAGGGAGGGGGTCCACCCCCTCCCTAAAACCTACCTGGGCACCTGCGTTAGCAGGTGCGTTTTCTATATACTCAAATCTGAAGAGCGCATATCCTGGGGGTCCACCCCCTCCCTAATAGCATTCAAGGCGAGTGCAGCAAAAATAAGCTTGCTTATTTTTATTGCCGAGCCGCAGAGGCGGACGCCAACGGCGTCCAAACCTACCTGGGCACCTGCATTTTGCAGGTGCGTTTTCTATATACTCAAATCTGAAGGGCGCATATCCTGGGGGTCCACCCCCTCCCTAATAGCATTCAAGGCGAGTGCAGCAAAAATAAGCTTGCTTATTTTTATTGCCGAGCCGCAGAGGCGGACGCCAACGGCGTCCAAACCTACCTGGGCACCTGCGTTAGCAGGTGCGTTTTCTTTTTGTGCACTTCGATCATTACCCGCTAGAAGCAGCAACCCAAGGCACTTAAAACGTAGGTTTCGCTTTCGCCCATGCGATAGAAGGGACGCAGGTCATCGTCTTCGGCAACGAAGTCCGCATTGTTCAATTGAAGCTGTTCGTTGATACGTCTCTTGAAGGCGGCAAAGCCATCATCCCAAGGCCTCTGTTCCGGGATTTCTACTACTTGGTTCTTTACATTCAGGGCCTTATGCTTTTTGTTTTTCATATTGATTCCTTTAAGACACTGTTATTATCGTAATTTCCTTTTATTCAGTAAATCAGTGTCTTTCTGTGCAGTAAATATAAAAACAAAGGATGTCATATATTGACATCCCCAGGTTTTCCCAAAATTTCTTGATTTTTATTCGAAATCGTACATGCTGTTGTACGTATTTTCAAGGATTTCGTCTTCCTTGCTCTTGACTTCCGCCTGTTTTTCCTCGGGCTTCTTGTTCAGCTGTTCATAGTACTTTGCGGAAAGACGGTCAATGTGTTCCTCGCTACTTTTCAAGCGCTTACGTAGGCGTTTCAGATCGTCATCCGTAATCGTCAGGCGGGAATTCAGCATCTTGGTGGCCTGCTGCCCCCAAGGGGTCTGAGGATATTTCTCGCGAAGTTCCTTATACATCGCATAGGTACTATCCAGTCGTTCCGGATTCATCTGGTAGTACATGGCCTTCATGTAGAGAGCCTGGGCACCAGACTGGGTTTCAGGATATGCCTGGTAGAGACTATCGAACTGTTCAAAGGCGCGGGCATACGCGGAGTCCACCAGGTCCATCTGCTCCAACGGCATCTCGGACGCTACAGTCCACAAGCTTTCCGCCATCAGATAGCGTTCCTTGGCCTCATCCTCACGAGTCTTCAAGGTAACACGCATCCCCAGGTTCACCTGGGCCTGTTTGGCGTAATCCGTATTGGGATACTTTTCAATCACTTCCTTATACAATTCCTCGGCGGAATCCGGATCGTGCATAAATTCATCGTAAATAAAAGCCTTGGCGTAAGTTGCACGCAGTACACGGACGCTGTCACCGGAACCCTGAATGATATTATCCAGACGCGCCACCGCACTATCCATTTCATCCAGCTTGAACAGGAACAATTCCGCAATCTGGAATTCAGAATTGAAGAAGGAACCCATGTTCGGGATGGAATCCTTTTTCTTGTCCTCGTCATTCTGGTTTCGCATGGCGATCAGGCGTTTCAGGGCGTCGCGACGTTCCCGGCTTTCCTGTCCATACTTACTGACAGACCTGGAAAGGAAACTACTGTCGTAATAGACCACCGCACGGTCATAGTTCATGGTCTTCGTCTGTTCATAATCACCAAGGCAGAAGTAACTGCGGGAAGCGTGTTCAGTTCTTGGATAATCCGAATTCACCTTCTGCAGGATAACCATGGCATCCGCCACCTTGTTTCCCTGCATGGTCAATTCACCAATACGCACCAGGTATTCCGGCTGCTTTGTTTCAAATTCAGGATTCTTGTAAAGTTCCTTGAATTCATCAGCCGCAGGCAAGTACTGTTGCTGGTTGGCCAAACATTCTGCAGCCTGTTCGCCAGCAGTCTGACGTTCACGGACATTCAGCAGTTTAATTTCTTCAGCGGAATAATGCTCTCGAGCCTTTGCCCAATCATCCTTCTTGAAATAAAGTCCCGCAAGTCGGAAATGGGCCTTGGCCTTCATGAAGGGAGTTCCCGCCGTGTCAGCCAGCACCGCTTCCAGGGAAGCAATGGCCTGGTCCGGGAATTCGGCCTGTTCATCCAGGAGGGAAAGCAGGTTCAGTCCCTGGAAATAGTAGGGGTGCTCCTTGGTGGCAACAACCGGTTCAAGGGCGAAGCGGCTAATATTAAACTCGTGATTTTTATAAAGGCAATAGGCGCGCTGGTATTCCACTGCAGGCATGGAATCATGATCGGCAAAGTAGCGTTCAAATTCGTCGTACTTGGTAATCGCCTTGTTCCATTCCTGTTTATGGCGGAAAGATTCGCCAATAAGGAATACGGCTTCGGCGGATCTTTTCTTGTTCTTGGGGAATCGTTCCAGGACTCGGGAACCCTTTTCGATAATCTTGTCGTATTTCTTGCGTTCTTCACCACCAGGCATGGAATTTTCAGGGTCCGGCACACTATCCATACGGGCGGTACGAAGTTCTGCCGCCTGTTCATCCAGGCGTTCCGCATTAAACATGTGGTTCAGATACGCACAGCAAGTACATCCCTCGAAGAGGAACGCAACCAAGGCAAGCATCATGAACCGAATACGCAACATATAGTTAAAAAGATACAAAAACAGGCTAGAACTGATTCAGGTAGGTGATGTAATCGCAGAGTTTCAGTCCCGGAGGCATTACCGTCTTATCAAAACGGATCATGCGGACTTCGGCTGGCTTACCCACCACGCGGGCAATCATTTCAAAATTGTCCTGAGTTTCCCACACGGCGGCATCCAGAACAAGACCGTCTCCGCAATCCGTCTCGCCGGTGCTATTGCCAATGCCGGAAATTCTGGAATTCTGCTTCAAAAGTCGATTAAACACTTCAGGAGCCATGCCCAGATGGTTTGAACTGGAGGAGGAGTCATACACCACTACATGAACCTGACGAAAATGGTTCAGAGAGTCAAAGACAACCGTATAGGTATGCTTGTAGGGTGCGTTATAGAAGGATTCCTGCCAGACGTTATTTCTTACCGGCTTGAAGTTGGAAATAGAATACTTCTTGAAGAATTCCTTGGGAGTTGCGCCATAGCGGACCAGGTAATGCCCCAGCATGGTGGTAAAGTCATGACTGGAGGTAGGCTTGGAGGCTTCACGCAGGCTATCCACCGCGCGGCTCAGGTTTGCAGCAAGACCATTGTTGCCCTTGGATGCAGGAGCAGCCCTTGTCACGTTGGCTTCCTGGATACGCTGCTGAATTTCAGGATATTCCGGGTTGTTACGCTGGATTTCCTGGAACTGCAGGCGGGCACGATCATACTGGCGTCCCTTCAGGTACGCACGGCCCAGAGCTTCCTTCAAGGGAAGATTTTCGGGATAGCGTTCTACAAGAGGTTCAAGAATGTCACAGGCGACCTGCGCACGATCTTGCGGGGAAACGGACGCTCCGGAACCAGAACCTGGAGGAGTCTTTTCACCAAGAGTGTTTACCGCTTCCCGCGCAGGCAGATACTCCGGACGGAATGCCAGAATACGCTGGTAGATCTTCTCGGCAGCATCATAGCGGCCGCGGTATTCATTCATATAGCCCTGTAGCAACAGCAAATGGGCATCCACCGGATACTGGGAAAGGGCATATTCCACTACTGCGGAACAGCTATCCAGCATACCGCTCTGATGGTACAGTTCCGCCAGCAATTCATAGGCCTTGGGAGAATCCCCGTTGGAAAGGCTAACCACAGTTTTCAGTTCCGTTGCAGCCTGAACGGTTCTGGATTCCTTCAGCAAGAGTTCACCGTACCAGAGTCTTGTTTCATAAAGGGCGGGAGCCCTTTCACTTGCCACTCGGGCCAACTCCTGGGCAGCAGCGGTATTACCAGCCAGATAGAGGGAACGGCTTTCAATGTAAGAAGACAAGCCAGAGTTAGGATAACGGCCCTGAAGTTTTCCGGAGAGCAAGGAAAGTCTATCCCTCTGGTTATCATTCAGGGAATCTATTTCAAACAAAGTATTCACGGCACCCCAGATTGCAGGCGCAAAATCAGGATACAGAAGCACTATACCGTCGTAAATATCAAAAGCACTGCCAAAGGATCCATTGCGGAAAAGTTCCTGAGCACGACGCATTTCCGTCTGGACCTGGACCGGCATGGAGGAAGTTTCGGACTTCATGTCCGGGGCATCACCACGGGCCACAGTCGAACCTGCGGGAAGGCCATAAGGTACACCCCCTACAGAAACCTTAGAGGGGCCGTAAATTTGATAAGCGCGAAAACCTCCAAAAGCAAGGAGGGTTACGCAGCACAATGCCAGGAATAAATATGCCGCCTTTTGAGCCGCAGAGGTGGAATTCGCCATAGGCAAAACCGTAGCTTAGGAGTCGAGGAAGTCAGCCAGCTTTTCTTTGTGTTCCTTGCTCTTCTGCAGGCGACGCAAAGTCTTGTTCTTGATCTGGCGGACACGTTCACGGGAAAGCTTCAAGTCTTCGCCGATATCCTTCAGGGTGGTATCTTCAACAGTATCCAGGCCATAGAACATGCGGAGAATTTCTTCTTCACGCTGAGGCAGGCTGGACAAAGTTTCCTGGATGAGTTTCTTACGTTCCTCGCGTTCCAGATCTTCGTTCTGGTTGCCGTCGGAACCCAGCACATCCATCAAGGTGCTGACAGATTCACTGCTGCTAGACACAGAAGCGCTGTCACCAATAGGTGCATCCAGGGAGATGTCCACAATCTTTTCCATCACTTCCACGATGTCCTTCTCGTACGGGGAGAATTCATCCATGGCGATGGTACGTTCATAGTCACCATCATTCTGCATGAGGGCGCGCTTAAAGCGATTTACGAGGGCAAGCTTGTTAGGCGGAATTCGGACCGCACCTACCTGTTCAAACAGAGCTTTCTGGATGG includes:
- a CDS encoding LptF/LptG family permease, whose protein sequence is MKFSRYLMWNFLKMFLIVLLGAVLMFAVIDFVGNIKTWLARDTKDAIDYYVSYIPYMVYLITPVALFIAVLASVGNMARHLEMSAMQSSGQSPFKTLIPIFVFGILMSVASYEMSEIILPDANHRRLEIMETNAQKKKNPRIKEKQDFTFIDSERASWFFKYYSGKSRTGRDVVLLIRNQGRLEERIDARVVRWVEKKTPGDSSVPKIAGRSEGCWLFDRGYLRELKNTGEIVAHKLRNETLCGKVSTHPDDLINERQISDEMDSKMVKNRIEVLKRSGEDVKAMETALHFKRSAHWMNLIVLLIGAALCHRYSRSGGLSQKFGVGLLIVFSYYIVERIGLKMGENGALTPFWAAWISHFIYGGVASVMLYRSFRL
- a CDS encoding LptF/LptG family permease — its product is MILVRYVLKELVGPFLAALFGITFLFVVDFLVKILDNVLSKGLPASTVLEIFVLNLAWMLSLSIPMAVLVASLMAFGRLSGDQEITACKAAGISPLSLMRPVLIVAMLVSVLMVCFNNWVLPEANHRSVELMNAVSRKKPHAFIDAGRLITQFPDVQLWVNRIDPVSGSLYGVQIYEMEKKGAPRIIYADSASMEYADNGATLMLRLKSGETHMTDADNPENYFRIRFFSQELAMKNVDDRLERRSRSYRSDREMPIEMMMDVVTDAEKKYGEALDQAVPRRLATLVTLQKQLEGDSIAPKLKGDSDVSPMDSIQRRRSLQRLRIQEIAALRTTERLYGRMDSEKKRAAQYRVEIHKKYSTGFACFVFILIGAPLGIMARKGGIGTGILYSLAFFVIYWICLIGGENMADRLIVSPVLAMWMSNIIIGVFGIFITIAMVRDRFSGDSKFFRGLRAVKGFFGKIFKKLTRRFG
- a CDS encoding outer membrane protein assembly factor BamD, whose protein sequence is MTLRKKIPLFLGILTSAFLISSCASGTHEKMTHTQWCGTRYEKAEELFKAGKYGRTIEKLEDILTTCAGTGYMEQAQFLIAESHFNMEDWIEARGEYGSFIVNFPGSPFIETAEFRKAISSFNMEFRVSRDEANTTIAMKDFERYLSNHPDTPLRDSVNYYYGLLVDRMAEKEFQTARLYLRMEKPQAAVIYFKEFLETYPYAKRRPEALIMISQSYNDLDQFETAKLYLNIAKKEIPADSADFQKQIAKTEKKIAKSEEAFEKRLKKDSEKKRIQKEEKELQN
- a CDS encoding PHP domain-containing protein; the protein is MSFLPGEKLHYAETHFKFKLPWSLLYRPWPEILVDAPFQFVPGTNPVLWIVVRDAHRFPTRIEEIRLRIEKESDPEEPRETKVSLDIQADQQFCFFPVELGNLAPGVYKVHSQITARRNGKTRTFSRWNYPGLKPRPLRIHILSEALPKPEGFVAGEMHCHTHYSADHVEHGATPAVFQQAATAIGLDFVSLTDHAYDFAFLTEDYTKEAPSPLPRFEALRKEVADCNLTEKANGQNTAAPLMIAGEEVSVGNSKGENVHMTVLGPSGYLPGLGDCGRNWLDNKPSFKIPQILKMTEAPCFAAHPHQQMGYLEKFVFRRGYWKSEDLQTQSPHPIRGIQFWNGLRDEGFMLGREWWIQELGKENFVLPIGGNDAHGDLNDTTAVNLPLFTLKNNRHHVFGKVRTVVQLPTAQQDSGQQEKPTPRNTNVVANGLTCELVQKAFSGDNCYVTDGPALWWERTLDSNGRNSGLLFHARSNQDLGGCFRYIKIFGRRRLPGGKLSPREELHLASQVATLPSVDIPVDFENYVYLRAECETATGKFALTSAAVQQ
- a CDS encoding tol-pal system YbgF family protein, giving the protein MANESNTKNSEMKEFFAAHGSKIIAALLVVMAVVVGMNKYFEFQKSEAAEQANLLGKGMSYVYAAQNDSALTEFQSQMNSGKLKGLALAKAALLSGNTMFEKGEYDAAADMFQKSMDNAGSSALIRSAAMHGLASVKIEKADYAATASLLEKFVGEFGKRTGDLKDRYQKDEPADEVPTVADAMWKLTLVYQQLGQADKAKATAEKILKIYGDNQNVADKAQKFLAE
- a CDS encoding tetratricopeptide repeat protein; protein product: MLRIRFMMLALVAFLFEGCTCCAYLNHMFNAERLDEQAAELRTARMDSVPDPENSMPGGEERKKYDKIIEKGSRVLERFPKNKKRSAEAVFLIGESFRHKQEWNKAITKYDEFERYFADHDSMPAVEYQRAYCLYKNHEFNISRFALEPVVATKEHPYYFQGLNLLSLLDEQAEFPDQAIASLEAVLADTAGTPFMKAKAHFRLAGLYFKKDDWAKAREHYSAEEIKLLNVRERQTAGEQAAECLANQQQYLPAADEFKELYKNPEFETKQPEYLVRIGELTMQGNKVADAMVILQKVNSDYPRTEHASRSYFCLGDYEQTKTMNYDRAVVYYDSSFLSRSVSKYGQESRERRDALKRLIAMRNQNDEDKKKDSIPNMGSFFNSEFQIAELFLFKLDEMDSAVARLDNIIQGSGDSVRVLRATYAKAFIYDEFMHDPDSAEELYKEVIEKYPNTDYAKQAQVNLGMRVTLKTREDEAKERYLMAESLWTVASEMPLEQMDLVDSAYARAFEQFDSLYQAYPETQSGAQALYMKAMYYQMNPERLDSTYAMYKELREKYPQTPWGQQATKMLNSRLTITDDDLKRLRKRLKSSEEHIDRLSAKYYEQLNKKPEEKQAEVKSKEDEILENTYNSMYDFE
- a CDS encoding tetratricopeptide repeat protein, whose translation is MANSTSAAQKAAYLFLALCCVTLLAFGGFRAYQIYGPSKVSVGGVPYGLPAGSTVARGDAPDMKSETSSMPVQVQTEMRRAQELFRNGSFGSAFDIYDGIVLLYPDFAPAIWGAVNTLFEIDSLNDNQRDRLSLLSGKLQGRYPNSGLSSYIESRSLYLAGNTAAAQELARVASERAPALYETRLWYGELLLKESRTVQAATELKTVVSLSNGDSPKAYELLAELYHQSGMLDSCSAVVEYALSQYPVDAHLLLLQGYMNEYRGRYDAAEKIYQRILAFRPEYLPAREAVNTLGEKTPPGSGSGASVSPQDRAQVACDILEPLVERYPENLPLKEALGRAYLKGRQYDRARLQFQEIQRNNPEYPEIQQRIQEANVTRAAPASKGNNGLAANLSRAVDSLREASKPTSSHDFTTMLGHYLVRYGATPKEFFKKYSISNFKPVRNNVWQESFYNAPYKHTYTVVFDSLNHFRQVHVVVYDSSSSSNHLGMAPEVFNRLLKQNSRISGIGNSTGETDCGDGLVLDAAVWETQDNFEMIARVVGKPAEVRMIRFDKTVMPPGLKLCDYITYLNQF
- a CDS encoding RNA polymerase sigma factor RpoD/SigA translates to MSDANEALYFRDLNRFPTLTPQEESALLSIIKTGATEEIRKSALQRLIRGNLRFVVSVARKYQGRGLSLLDLINEGNLGLFKAAKRFDMDKDVKFISYAVWWIRQSIQKALFEQVGAVRIPPNKLALVNRFKRALMQNDGDYERTIAMDEFSPYEKDIVEVMEKIVDISLDAPIGDSASVSSSSESVSTLMDVLGSDGNQNEDLEREERKKLIQETLSSLPQREEEILRMFYGLDTVEDTTLKDIGEDLKLSRERVRQIKNKTLRRLQKSKEHKEKLADFLDS